One region of Juglans regia cultivar Chandler chromosome 4, Walnut 2.0, whole genome shotgun sequence genomic DNA includes:
- the LOC118348136 gene encoding uncharacterized protein LOC118348136 isoform X2, with protein MEMDEMGLVELFGYDKLERELLLSQNNLSSTSPEYCALYDFRDEMTPEEEYSYSEQVLKSDGFDVSDIPGVNCLNQILPCNIEYNYDKYKRYSQVAIDEYNRRFKDANGELEFVKVLKAMGQASRGIRYYITFMAKDLGDGGEIKTYQAVVLDGIDSETAKSFRLKPPEDERESGSHGRQWFWQNHLFSDYSESCVGGNSCLR; from the exons ATGGAGATGGACGAGATGGGTCTTGTGGAATTGTTTGGTTACGACAAGCTGGAAAGAGAATTACTCCTCAGCCAAAATAATTTGTCTTCAACTTCGCCGGAATATTGCGCGCTATATGATTTCCGTGATGAGATGACACCAGAGGAAGAGTACTCCTACAGCGAACAAGTTTTGAAGAGTGAC GGCTTTGATGTTTCTGACATCCCTGGCGTCAATTGTCTCAACCAAATTCTACCATGCAACATAGAATACAACTATGATAAGTATAAACGGTATTCGCAGGTCGCAATAGACGAATACAATCGTCGgttcaag GATGCCAATGGAGAGTTGGAGTTTGTTAAGGTCTTGAAGGCAATGGGTCAGGCTTCCAGGGGAATCAGGTATTATATAACTTTCATGGCCAAGGATCTTGGCGATGGAGGCGAGATTAAGACGTATCAAGCTGTGGTATTAGATGGTATAGACTCTGAGACAGCGAAATCCTTTAGGCTAAAGCCCCCCGAGGATGAGCGAG AATCTGGCAGTCATGGGAGACAGTGGTTTTGGCAAAATCACCTTTTCAGTG ATTACTCGGAGTCCTGCGTTGGGGGAAATTCTTGCTTACGATAA
- the LOC118348136 gene encoding uncharacterized protein LOC118348136 isoform X4, which produces MEMDEMGLVELFGYDKLERELLLSQNNLSSTSPEYCALYDFRDEMTPEEEYSYSEQVLKSDGFDVSDIPGVNCLNQILPCNIEYNYDKYKRYSQVAIDEYNRRFKDANGELEFVKVLKAMGQASRGIRYYITFMAKDLGDGGEIKTYQAVVLDGIDSETAKSFRLKPPEDERESGSHGRQWFWQNHLFSGETCWI; this is translated from the exons ATGGAGATGGACGAGATGGGTCTTGTGGAATTGTTTGGTTACGACAAGCTGGAAAGAGAATTACTCCTCAGCCAAAATAATTTGTCTTCAACTTCGCCGGAATATTGCGCGCTATATGATTTCCGTGATGAGATGACACCAGAGGAAGAGTACTCCTACAGCGAACAAGTTTTGAAGAGTGAC GGCTTTGATGTTTCTGACATCCCTGGCGTCAATTGTCTCAACCAAATTCTACCATGCAACATAGAATACAACTATGATAAGTATAAACGGTATTCGCAGGTCGCAATAGACGAATACAATCGTCGgttcaag GATGCCAATGGAGAGTTGGAGTTTGTTAAGGTCTTGAAGGCAATGGGTCAGGCTTCCAGGGGAATCAGGTATTATATAACTTTCATGGCCAAGGATCTTGGCGATGGAGGCGAGATTAAGACGTATCAAGCTGTGGTATTAGATGGTATAGACTCTGAGACAGCGAAATCCTTTAGGCTAAAGCCCCCCGAGGATGAGCGAG AATCTGGCAGTCATGGGAGACAGTGGTTTTGGCAAAATCACCTTTTCAGTG GTGAAACATGTTGGATTTGA
- the LOC118348136 gene encoding uncharacterized protein LOC118348136 isoform X5 encodes MEMDEMGLVELFGYDKLERELLLSQNNLSSTSPEYCALYDFRDEMTPEEEYSYSEQVLKSDGFDVSDIPGVNCLNQILPCNIEYNYDKYKRYSQVAIDEYNRRFKDANGELEFVKVLKAMGQASRGIRYYITFMAKDLGDGGEIKTYQAVVLDGIDSETAKSFRLKPPEDEREDYSESCVGGNSCLR; translated from the exons ATGGAGATGGACGAGATGGGTCTTGTGGAATTGTTTGGTTACGACAAGCTGGAAAGAGAATTACTCCTCAGCCAAAATAATTTGTCTTCAACTTCGCCGGAATATTGCGCGCTATATGATTTCCGTGATGAGATGACACCAGAGGAAGAGTACTCCTACAGCGAACAAGTTTTGAAGAGTGAC GGCTTTGATGTTTCTGACATCCCTGGCGTCAATTGTCTCAACCAAATTCTACCATGCAACATAGAATACAACTATGATAAGTATAAACGGTATTCGCAGGTCGCAATAGACGAATACAATCGTCGgttcaag GATGCCAATGGAGAGTTGGAGTTTGTTAAGGTCTTGAAGGCAATGGGTCAGGCTTCCAGGGGAATCAGGTATTATATAACTTTCATGGCCAAGGATCTTGGCGATGGAGGCGAGATTAAGACGTATCAAGCTGTGGTATTAGATGGTATAGACTCTGAGACAGCGAAATCCTTTAGGCTAAAGCCCCCCGAGGATGAGCGAG AAGATTACTCGGAGTCCTGCGTTGGGGGAAATTCTTGCTTACGATAA
- the LOC118348136 gene encoding uncharacterized protein LOC118348136 isoform X3: MEMDEMGLVELFGYDKLERELLLSQNNLSSTSPEYCALYDFRDEMTPEEEYSYSEQVLKSDGFDVSDIPGVNCLNQILPCNIEYNYDKYKRYSQVAIDEYNRRFKDANGELEFVKVLKAMGQASRGIRYYITFMAKDLGDGGEIKTYQAVVLDGIDSETAKSFRLKPPEDERESGSHGRQWFWQNHLFSDETCCI; encoded by the exons ATGGAGATGGACGAGATGGGTCTTGTGGAATTGTTTGGTTACGACAAGCTGGAAAGAGAATTACTCCTCAGCCAAAATAATTTGTCTTCAACTTCGCCGGAATATTGCGCGCTATATGATTTCCGTGATGAGATGACACCAGAGGAAGAGTACTCCTACAGCGAACAAGTTTTGAAGAGTGAC GGCTTTGATGTTTCTGACATCCCTGGCGTCAATTGTCTCAACCAAATTCTACCATGCAACATAGAATACAACTATGATAAGTATAAACGGTATTCGCAGGTCGCAATAGACGAATACAATCGTCGgttcaag GATGCCAATGGAGAGTTGGAGTTTGTTAAGGTCTTGAAGGCAATGGGTCAGGCTTCCAGGGGAATCAGGTATTATATAACTTTCATGGCCAAGGATCTTGGCGATGGAGGCGAGATTAAGACGTATCAAGCTGTGGTATTAGATGGTATAGACTCTGAGACAGCGAAATCCTTTAGGCTAAAGCCCCCCGAGGATGAGCGAG AATCTGGCAGTCATGGGAGACAGTGGTTTTGGCAAAATCACCTTTTCAGTG ATGAAACATGTTGTATTTGA
- the LOC118348136 gene encoding uncharacterized protein LOC118348136 isoform X1, protein MEMDEMGLVELFGYDKLERELLLSQNNLSSTSPEYCALYDFRDEMTPEEEYSYSEQVLKSDGFDVSDIPGVNCLNQILPCNIEYNYDKYKRYSQVAIDEYNRRFKDANGELEFVKVLKAMGQASRGIRYYITFMAKDLGDGGEIKTYQAVVLDGIDSETAKSFRLKPPEDERESGSHGRQWFWQNHLFSEDYSESCVGGNSCLR, encoded by the exons ATGGAGATGGACGAGATGGGTCTTGTGGAATTGTTTGGTTACGACAAGCTGGAAAGAGAATTACTCCTCAGCCAAAATAATTTGTCTTCAACTTCGCCGGAATATTGCGCGCTATATGATTTCCGTGATGAGATGACACCAGAGGAAGAGTACTCCTACAGCGAACAAGTTTTGAAGAGTGAC GGCTTTGATGTTTCTGACATCCCTGGCGTCAATTGTCTCAACCAAATTCTACCATGCAACATAGAATACAACTATGATAAGTATAAACGGTATTCGCAGGTCGCAATAGACGAATACAATCGTCGgttcaag GATGCCAATGGAGAGTTGGAGTTTGTTAAGGTCTTGAAGGCAATGGGTCAGGCTTCCAGGGGAATCAGGTATTATATAACTTTCATGGCCAAGGATCTTGGCGATGGAGGCGAGATTAAGACGTATCAAGCTGTGGTATTAGATGGTATAGACTCTGAGACAGCGAAATCCTTTAGGCTAAAGCCCCCCGAGGATGAGCGAG AATCTGGCAGTCATGGGAGACAGTGGTTTTGGCAAAATCACCTTTTCAGTG AAGATTACTCGGAGTCCTGCGTTGGGGGAAATTCTTGCTTACGATAA